CATGGTCGACTCACGTCCTTTCATGCCGTCTTGATCAGCTCCGGCCGGCCTATGGTGCCGCCAGCGTACCGCCGCGGGTGATTTGCAATCCTTCCGTCTCGGGCCGTATCATCGGCCCATGATCATTCAACTCAGCCATCCCCCTCGCCAGGTCGAGATCAAGGGACCAAAGCGCAGCAAAGAAGTGCTGCGGGAACTGAATCTTGTAGTGGAGGCCCATCTCGTCATCCGCGGCGACGAACTCGTCACCGAGGACGAACTCCTGCGCGACACGGATCAGATCGAAATCCGGCCGGTCATTTCCGGAGGGGTATAGCGGTCAGCCATCATTGAACGCTATCCCGCAACCCAATCATCCCTCATGCGGAACGCCGACAGCCGAATCCCGAAAGCCGGCACAGAATCATGAACTGCACGAAGTGTCCCACCAGCACCAGAGCGGTCATTGGATTGCCGCGGCACAATGCCGCGTTTTGCAAGGCTTGCTTTACCGAGTTCGTCCATGACCAGGTTGCCCGCGCGATCAAGTCGCAAGAAATGTTCGGCCGGGAAGATCGCATCCTCGTGGCCGTCTCCGGCGGCAAGGACAGCCTCGCGCTCTGGCATATCCTCCTCACGCTCGGCTATCGCGCCGACGCGCTCTACGTGAACCTCGGCATCGGCGGATACTCCGAAGAATCGCATCGCAAGGTTCAGCGATTCGCCGAAACGGTGGCGGCACCGAAAGGGGCGACACTGCACGTGCATGTCGTGGAACAGGAGGCAGGCGCCGGCATCCGCGAACTCTCGATGGTGATCCATCGCCCGACCTGTTCGACCTGCGGGACGATCAAGCGTTACCAGTTCAATCGAGCCGCCATCGAACATCAGTATGACGTGATGGCCACCGGCCATAACCTCGATGACGAAGCCGCCCGTTTGCTGGGCAATGTCCTGCACTGGCAAGAGGAATATCTGGAGAAACAGGGCCCGTCGCTGCCTGCTTCGGTGGAGGGATTCGCGAAGAAGGTAAAACCGCTCTATCGATTGACGGAGCGTGAAATTGCCGCCTATGCCATCGTCAATCGCCTCGACTACATCGTGGACGAATGCCCGATGGCCAAGGGTTCGAAGATGCTGCTGTACAAGGACGTTCTGAACAAGCTCGAGACAGAGTCTCCAGGAACCAAGCAGCGATTCTACTGGGGATTCTTGGATAAGCAAAACAAGCCGGATGCTCCCGCCGAATCCATGGCGGAAAAGGATCAGCGTACACTCCACCCCTGCAGTTCCTGCGGCCAACCGACCACCGCCGACGTCTGCACCTATTGCAAGATGATGGCGAAGGCCAAGGCCACCGCTCCGCGCTAACCACGCTGTACCCACATGGCCATGAGGCCCTACGCCATCCGCTCCCGTTCCGTTCATGCGACGTACTTACGCGGCTCAGGCGGAAGGTTTGCGGGCCGATAGGGCGGTTGTGCCTTGTCCCAGCGTTGTCCGACACTGGCATGGAGCAAAGCGGATGGAGGAATCGCCCGCACGGCAGGACGGACGGTGACAAACGGCGGCTTGTAAGAATCGTGCATCGGCATCATCAGTGGATCGCCGATCACGTCCGGCAATCCACTCGCGCCAACAGAAC
This Nitrospiraceae bacterium DNA region includes the following protein-coding sequences:
- a CDS encoding thiamine biosynthesis protein ThiS — translated: MIIQLSHPPRQVEIKGPKRSKEVLRELNLVVEAHLVIRGDELVTEDELLRDTDQIEIRPVISGGV
- a CDS encoding adenine nucleotide alpha hydrolase family protein, which codes for MNCTKCPTSTRAVIGLPRHNAAFCKACFTEFVHDQVARAIKSQEMFGREDRILVAVSGGKDSLALWHILLTLGYRADALYVNLGIGGYSEESHRKVQRFAETVAAPKGATLHVHVVEQEAGAGIRELSMVIHRPTCSTCGTIKRYQFNRAAIEHQYDVMATGHNLDDEAARLLGNVLHWQEEYLEKQGPSLPASVEGFAKKVKPLYRLTEREIAAYAIVNRLDYIVDECPMAKGSKMLLYKDVLNKLETESPGTKQRFYWGFLDKQNKPDAPAESMAEKDQRTLHPCSSCGQPTTADVCTYCKMMAKAKATAPR